Proteins from a genomic interval of Phenylobacterium sp. LH3H17:
- a CDS encoding efflux RND transporter periplasmic adaptor subunit, translating into MTPASAPRFQTEPLARGDLVASVSATGTLAPLNQVEIGSELSGTIERVLVDDNDVVGAGQVLARLDPSRLQDQIVGSEAAVSAAQARLREAQATVRETGLRNDRIRRLWKGSAGGYPARADVDAAEATAERALASAASAAALLRQSEATLRTNRTNLAKSAIRSPIGGVILDRRVEPGQTVAASLQAPVLFVLAEDLRRMNLEVDIDEAEVAGVQEGQSATFTVDAYPGRTFKGRVTRVGLGSQTKEGVVTYTALLAVDNTDLRLRPGMTATAEIITERREDVFLVPEQALRFSPPRASTRPTGLASALAPRMPRGGGAQRQSNGSQIWELQDGSPVRIPVSVGASNGRMSEVRGANLRAGMPVIVGGGGDAP; encoded by the coding sequence ATGACCCCGGCAAGCGCACCCCGCTTCCAGACCGAGCCCCTGGCGCGGGGCGACCTGGTGGCCAGCGTCTCGGCGACCGGGACCTTGGCCCCGCTCAACCAGGTCGAGATAGGCAGCGAACTATCGGGGACGATCGAGCGCGTCCTGGTCGACGATAACGACGTGGTGGGCGCGGGACAGGTGCTGGCGCGGCTGGATCCCTCCCGTCTGCAGGATCAGATCGTAGGGAGCGAAGCCGCGGTGTCGGCCGCACAGGCGCGCCTGCGGGAGGCGCAGGCGACCGTCCGCGAGACCGGACTCAGAAACGACCGCATACGGCGCCTCTGGAAGGGCTCCGCCGGCGGCTATCCGGCGCGCGCGGATGTGGACGCCGCCGAGGCCACGGCGGAGCGTGCGCTCGCTAGCGCCGCCTCGGCCGCGGCATTGCTCCGCCAGTCAGAGGCGACGCTCCGGACCAACCGCACCAATCTCGCCAAGTCCGCCATACGCTCACCGATCGGTGGCGTGATCCTGGACCGGCGGGTAGAACCCGGCCAGACGGTCGCAGCGTCGCTCCAGGCTCCTGTGCTGTTCGTGCTGGCCGAAGACCTCCGCCGGATGAATCTCGAGGTGGACATCGACGAGGCCGAGGTGGCGGGCGTCCAAGAGGGGCAGTCGGCGACCTTCACCGTCGACGCCTACCCAGGCCGAACCTTCAAGGGACGGGTGACGCGCGTCGGGCTGGGCTCCCAGACCAAGGAGGGCGTCGTGACCTACACGGCCCTGCTGGCGGTGGACAACACCGATCTCCGCCTCCGCCCCGGCATGACCGCCACCGCGGAGATCATCACCGAGCGCCGTGAGGACGTCTTCCTCGTTCCCGAACAGGCGCTGAGGTTCAGCCCGCCTCGCGCCAGCACGCGGCCCACCGGCCTGGCCAGCGCCCTCGCGCCGCGGATGCCGCGCGGCGGCGGCGCCCAGCGCCAGTCGAACGGCAGCCAGATCTGGGAGCTGCAGGACGGAAGCCCCGTGCGGATTCCCGTCTCGGTGGGGGCCTCGAATGGGCGGATGTCCGAGGTGCGCGGCGCCAACCTGCGAGCCGGGATGCCGGTCATCGTCGGGGGCGGCGGAGACGCGCCGTGA
- a CDS encoding zinc-binding dehydrogenase, translating to MANENTGLQLRSLVKASGELELSLARVAIPEPAADEVLVRVEGAPINPSDLGLLLGAADMSTAVASGTAEQPVLTAKIPEAYMRAMAGRLDESMPVGNEGAGVVIKAGADAQHLLGKTVAMLGGAMYAEYRCLKAADVLVLPPGATAADGASCFVNPLTALGMVETMRREGHTALVHTAAASNLGQMLNKICLAEGVGLVNVVRSPAQAAILQAIGAKYVVDSSAPGFMEDLIKALVATGATLAFDAIGGGKLAGQILSGMEAAANQTATTYSRYGSSVHKQVYIYGGLDTRPTELNRGFGMAWGLGGWLLTPFLMKIGPEAAQKLRERVAAELKTTFASHYSHEVSLAEALNPDIIAAYNRRATGEKYLINPSKR from the coding sequence ATGGCGAACGAAAACACGGGCCTGCAGCTGCGTTCACTGGTCAAGGCGAGCGGCGAGCTGGAGCTATCGCTGGCGCGGGTGGCGATCCCCGAACCCGCCGCCGACGAGGTCCTGGTCCGGGTCGAGGGCGCGCCCATCAACCCTTCCGACCTCGGCCTGCTGCTGGGCGCCGCCGACATGTCCACCGCCGTCGCGAGCGGGACGGCCGAGCAGCCGGTGCTCACCGCCAAGATCCCGGAGGCCTACATGCGCGCCATGGCCGGACGCCTCGACGAGTCGATGCCGGTCGGCAATGAGGGCGCCGGAGTGGTCATCAAGGCCGGGGCAGACGCCCAACACCTGCTGGGCAAGACCGTCGCCATGCTGGGCGGCGCCATGTACGCGGAATACCGCTGCCTGAAGGCCGCCGACGTCCTGGTCCTGCCGCCGGGCGCCACGGCCGCCGACGGCGCCTCGTGCTTCGTCAACCCGCTCACCGCGCTCGGCATGGTCGAGACCATGCGCCGCGAGGGCCACACCGCGCTGGTTCACACGGCCGCCGCCTCCAACCTCGGCCAGATGCTGAACAAGATATGCCTCGCCGAGGGGGTGGGCCTGGTCAATGTCGTGCGCAGCCCGGCACAGGCGGCGATCCTCCAGGCCATCGGCGCCAAGTACGTGGTCGACTCCAGCGCGCCCGGCTTCATGGAGGACCTGATCAAGGCCCTGGTCGCCACGGGCGCGACCCTGGCCTTCGACGCCATCGGCGGCGGCAAGCTGGCCGGCCAGATCCTCAGCGGCATGGAGGCGGCCGCCAACCAGACCGCCACGACCTACAGCCGCTACGGCTCATCGGTCCACAAGCAGGTCTATATCTATGGCGGCCTCGACACCCGGCCCACCGAGCTCAATCGCGGCTTCGGCATGGCCTGGGGGCTTGGCGGGTGGCTGCTGACCCCGTTCCTGATGAAGATCGGTCCCGAGGCGGCCCAGAAGCTGCGCGAGCGAGTCGCCGCCGAACTGAAGACCACCTTCGCCAGCCACTACTCGCATGAGGTGTCCCTGGCCGAGGCCCTCAACCCGGACATCATCGCCGCCTACAATCGGCGTGCAACCGGAGAGAAGTACCTGATCAACCCTAGCAAGCGCTAG
- a CDS encoding sensor histidine kinase, with translation MGAMESPEPSETEARLAAVLESVSDGFYALDRDWRYVLFNRAAERYFNVSSTALLGKVMWDVFPQGRGTPFERACRAAMDKAETSVFETPSRLRPDRVVELRIAPMHGGGIAVTLTDITDRKRNEAARELLMREVDHRARNMLAVVQSIIQLTRAGDVARYKQIVIGRVNALARAQGALASRRWEGALVAEVLAEELATVGKADAYHLEGPAVLLSPRQVQPFSMVVHELATNASKYGAFGAEAGEVHVDWTLEDDKVLRVVWRETGGPPVRAPTRKGFGSKLISDLARQLGGAASFDWARDGLRFELSLPL, from the coding sequence ATGGGCGCCATGGAGTCGCCGGAGCCGTCGGAGACCGAGGCGCGCCTGGCCGCCGTGCTTGAAAGCGTCAGCGACGGCTTCTACGCCCTGGATCGCGACTGGCGCTACGTGCTCTTCAACCGCGCCGCCGAGCGCTATTTCAACGTTTCCAGCACGGCCTTGCTGGGCAAGGTCATGTGGGACGTCTTTCCCCAAGGTCGCGGGACGCCGTTCGAACGCGCCTGCCGGGCGGCCATGGACAAGGCTGAGACCTCCGTCTTCGAGACCCCGTCGCGCCTGCGCCCCGACCGTGTGGTGGAGCTGCGGATCGCGCCCATGCATGGCGGCGGCATCGCCGTCACCCTGACCGACATCACCGACCGCAAGCGCAACGAAGCCGCCCGCGAGCTGCTAATGCGCGAAGTTGATCACCGGGCGCGCAACATGCTGGCGGTGGTCCAGTCGATCATTCAACTGACCCGCGCCGGCGACGTCGCGCGCTACAAGCAGATCGTCATCGGCCGGGTCAATGCGCTCGCCCGCGCCCAGGGCGCCCTGGCCAGCCGTCGATGGGAGGGCGCCCTGGTGGCCGAGGTGTTGGCCGAGGAACTCGCCACGGTGGGCAAGGCCGACGCCTATCATCTGGAGGGCCCGGCGGTGCTGCTTTCGCCCCGGCAGGTCCAGCCGTTCAGCATGGTGGTCCATGAGCTGGCCACCAACGCCAGCAAGTACGGGGCGTTCGGCGCCGAAGCCGGGGAGGTCCACGTGGACTGGACCCTGGAAGACGACAAGGTCCTGCGGGTGGTCTGGCGCGAGACCGGCGGACCGCCGGTGCGCGCGCCGACCCGAAAGGGGTTCGGCTCCAAGCTTATCTCCGACCTCGCCCGCCAGCTCGGCGGCGCGGCCAGCTTCGACTGGGCCCGCGACGGCCTGAGGTTCGAACTGAGCCTGCCGCTCTGA
- a CDS encoding TonB-dependent siderophore receptor encodes MKTLLLSTTALLCGVSTGALAQVGPIAAASVSELIVTANRSPQQADRVGQSVTVLDARDIAASQVAEVSTLLAQTPGVTVSRNGGIGGATSLRIRGAETDQTVVVVDGVKLNDPSQAGGGYNFANLLAGDIARIEILRGAQSTLWGSQAIGGVVNIVTAQAVEPFEGSLQLEAGARGTAYARAALGGKGERLAWRLAAGRFDTDGDSAYRLGSETDGYENTGFSGRAEIQAADAVSFDLRAVYSKGKNDFDGFPAPAFAFDDTREYGTTEDFVGYAVVNFDLGALKNRVAYGYTRTDRRNLDPDQAVTPVTFDARGENRRWEYQGVWTVSEAWTATFGAESEEAEMRTVSPSAFSPNPPPVRGKAGIDGIYAQVQGEVIDGLTLTAGLRRDSHDTFGDQMLGQLAAAWSLNDGDTVLRASFGQGFKAPTLFQLYSDFGNLALAPEEADGWDAGIEHRFAGRFRVAATWFQRETENQIDFFSCTVGNTNRLCQRNGVPRFGFYANTARTKAHGVELEGSADLGPLTVSANYTWTDTENVSPQGVNHGKRLTRRPEHLANILATYRWANDASISGAIRHVGASFDNAGNTYVLQGHTLLDLRASYPLTGALEVYGRVENVFDDDYETTRNYSSPGRGAYVGVRAKF; translated from the coding sequence ATGAAGACCCTATTGCTATCCACCACCGCGCTGCTGTGCGGCGTCTCCACCGGCGCGCTCGCCCAGGTCGGCCCCATCGCCGCGGCCAGCGTCAGCGAACTGATCGTCACCGCCAATCGCTCGCCCCAGCAGGCCGACCGGGTCGGCCAGAGCGTCACGGTCCTTGACGCCAGGGACATCGCCGCCAGCCAGGTGGCCGAGGTCTCCACCCTGCTGGCCCAGACCCCGGGCGTCACCGTCTCGCGCAACGGCGGGATCGGCGGCGCGACCTCGCTGCGCATCCGTGGGGCCGAGACAGACCAGACCGTGGTGGTGGTCGATGGCGTGAAGCTGAACGACCCGTCCCAGGCCGGCGGCGGCTACAACTTCGCCAACCTGCTGGCCGGCGACATCGCGCGCATCGAGATCCTGCGCGGCGCCCAGTCGACCCTGTGGGGCAGCCAGGCCATCGGCGGGGTGGTCAATATCGTCACCGCCCAGGCGGTCGAACCGTTCGAAGGCTCCCTGCAGCTCGAGGCCGGCGCCCGGGGCACGGCCTATGCCCGCGCCGCCCTGGGCGGCAAGGGGGAGCGCCTCGCCTGGCGCCTGGCGGCGGGCCGCTTCGACACCGATGGGGACTCCGCCTATCGCCTGGGATCCGAGACCGACGGCTACGAGAACACCGGCTTCAGCGGCCGCGCCGAAATCCAGGCCGCCGACGCCGTGTCGTTCGACCTTCGCGCCGTCTACTCCAAAGGAAAGAACGATTTTGACGGCTTCCCGGCGCCGGCCTTCGCCTTCGACGACACCCGGGAATACGGGACAACCGAGGACTTCGTCGGCTACGCGGTGGTCAATTTCGACCTGGGCGCCCTGAAGAACCGGGTCGCCTATGGCTACACCCGCACCGACCGCCGGAACCTCGATCCCGACCAGGCGGTCACGCCGGTCACCTTCGACGCCCGCGGCGAGAACCGGCGCTGGGAGTACCAGGGCGTCTGGACGGTCAGCGAGGCCTGGACCGCCACCTTCGGCGCAGAGAGCGAGGAGGCCGAGATGCGCACGGTCTCGCCCAGCGCGTTTTCGCCCAACCCGCCGCCCGTGCGCGGCAAGGCGGGGATCGACGGCATCTACGCCCAGGTCCAGGGGGAGGTGATCGACGGCCTCACCCTCACCGCGGGCCTGCGCCGCGACAGCCACGACACCTTCGGCGACCAGATGCTGGGCCAGCTCGCCGCGGCCTGGTCGCTCAATGACGGCGACACCGTCCTGCGCGCCAGCTTTGGCCAGGGCTTCAAGGCCCCGACCCTGTTCCAGCTCTATAGCGACTTCGGCAACCTGGCCCTGGCCCCCGAGGAAGCCGACGGCTGGGACGCCGGGATCGAGCACCGCTTCGCCGGCCGCTTCAGGGTCGCCGCCACCTGGTTCCAGCGGGAGACCGAGAACCAGATCGACTTCTTCTCCTGCACGGTGGGCAATACCAATCGGCTGTGCCAGCGCAACGGCGTCCCCCGCTTCGGCTTCTACGCCAACACCGCGCGCACCAAGGCCCACGGGGTGGAGCTGGAGGGTTCGGCCGATCTCGGGCCTCTGACGGTCTCGGCCAACTACACCTGGACCGACACCGAGAACGTCTCGCCCCAAGGCGTGAACCACGGCAAGCGTCTCACCCGCCGGCCGGAGCATCTGGCCAATATCCTGGCGACCTATCGCTGGGCTAACGACGCCTCGATCTCCGGCGCCATCCGCCATGTGGGCGCCAGCTTCGACAATGCCGGCAATACCTATGTCCTGCAGGGTCACACCTTGCTGGACCTGCGGGCTTCCTATCCCCTGACCGGGGCGCTTGAGGTCTATGGCCGGGTCGAGAACGTCTTCGACGACGACTATGAGACCACCCGAAACTACAGCTCCCCCGGTCGAGGCGCCTATGTCGGTGTGCGGGCGAAGTTCTGA
- a CDS encoding ABC transporter substrate-binding protein encodes MITRRSALAAGVAVPLGRAARTGPRRIVSLNPCLDAILVHVADRGQIVALSHYSREPSSSSIGALGAAFPVTYGTAEEVLALAPDLVLASRFTPPATRDAFRRLGVPAEFFDLSETVASSLAQVRHVAGLVGRPERGEALVARIEEALAAAAPPPGVPVLTALVFQAGGLASARGTLIDEMMRRTGFENAATRYGLERTGAVPLEYLVADPPDVLLAGLVRPGVPTWSDRVIGHPALARVAHRMHRADFPPQLTFCGGPTLIRTAAFLAKARREALAARAARGRA; translated from the coding sequence ATGATCACCCGCAGGTCGGCGCTGGCCGCCGGGGTCGCCGTCCCGCTTGGCCGCGCCGCCAGGACCGGACCGCGCCGCATCGTCTCGCTCAATCCGTGCCTGGACGCCATCCTGGTCCACGTCGCCGACCGCGGCCAGATCGTGGCCCTGAGCCACTACTCCCGCGAGCCCAGCAGCTCCAGCATCGGCGCGCTGGGCGCGGCCTTTCCCGTCACCTACGGGACGGCCGAGGAGGTGCTCGCCTTGGCGCCTGACCTGGTGCTGGCCTCCCGGTTCACGCCGCCGGCGACCCGCGATGCGTTCCGGCGCCTAGGCGTCCCCGCCGAGTTCTTCGACCTCAGCGAGACGGTGGCCTCCAGCCTGGCCCAGGTGCGTCATGTGGCGGGCCTCGTCGGCCGTCCGGAACGCGGTGAGGCCCTGGTCGCCCGGATCGAGGAGGCCCTGGCCGCCGCCGCGCCGCCGCCGGGCGTCCCGGTGCTGACCGCCCTGGTCTTCCAGGCCGGCGGCTTGGCCTCGGCGCGGGGCACCCTGATCGACGAGATGATGCGCCGCACGGGCTTCGAGAACGCCGCCACTCGATACGGTCTGGAGCGCACCGGCGCCGTGCCGCTGGAATACCTGGTCGCCGACCCGCCGGACGTCCTGCTGGCGGGACTCGTCAGGCCAGGCGTGCCCACCTGGTCCGACCGGGTGATCGGCCATCCGGCGCTGGCGCGCGTCGCCCACCGCATGCACCGGGCCGACTTCCCCCCGCAGCTCACCTTCTGCGGCGGACCGACCCTGATCCGCACCGCCGCCTTCCTGGCCAAGGCGCGCAGGGAGGCCTTGGCGGCCCGCGCCGCGAGGGGCCGCGCATGA
- a CDS encoding iron ABC transporter permease, translated as MNRRALTLAVLVSLAVLLALVSMAAGRLWVPFADWADTADPRSVIILELRLPRTLLCVAVGAALGMSGAAMQGYTRNPLADPGALGVSSMAALGAVLTLYLGAGASQPWVIAAAAMTGALIAVFLLLALSGQASSIVTFLLAGVILQTVAGAGVALALSLAPNPWAVNEIVNWLMGSLADRGMAEVQMVLPLIAVGCLLLLLIGRGLDALTLGETGARSLGINMTATRWLLAIGVALTAGASVAVTGVIGFVGLIVPHLLRPLVGARPGGLLIPSAIGGAVLVLAADIAVRLAPAAGEVKLGVAMAVLGGPFFFALLLSLRKRIA; from the coding sequence ATGAACCGCCGCGCCCTCACCCTCGCGGTTCTCGTCTCCCTCGCGGTCCTGCTGGCCCTGGTCAGCATGGCCGCGGGGCGACTCTGGGTCCCGTTCGCCGACTGGGCCGACACCGCCGACCCCCGCTCGGTGATCATCCTGGAGCTGCGCCTGCCGCGCACCCTGCTCTGCGTCGCGGTCGGCGCGGCCTTGGGCATGTCGGGCGCGGCCATGCAGGGCTACACGCGCAACCCCCTGGCCGATCCCGGCGCCCTGGGCGTCTCGTCGATGGCGGCCCTGGGGGCGGTGCTGACCCTCTATCTCGGCGCCGGCGCCTCCCAGCCCTGGGTGATCGCCGCGGCCGCCATGACCGGCGCCCTGATCGCCGTCTTCCTGCTGTTGGCCCTCTCGGGGCAGGCCTCGAGCATCGTCACCTTCCTGCTGGCGGGCGTGATCCTGCAGACCGTGGCCGGCGCCGGCGTGGCGCTCGCCCTCAGCCTCGCGCCCAACCCCTGGGCGGTGAACGAGATCGTCAACTGGCTGATGGGCTCGCTGGCCGACCGCGGCATGGCCGAGGTCCAGATGGTCCTGCCGCTGATCGCCGTCGGCTGTCTCCTGCTGCTGCTGATCGGACGGGGCCTGGACGCGCTCACGCTCGGCGAGACAGGCGCCCGCTCGCTGGGGATCAACATGACGGCCACCCGCTGGCTACTGGCCATCGGCGTCGCACTCACCGCCGGAGCCAGCGTGGCGGTGACCGGGGTCATCGGCTTCGTCGGCCTGATCGTGCCCCACCTGCTACGCCCTCTGGTGGGCGCCAGGCCCGGCGGCCTCTTGATCCCCAGCGCCATCGGCGGGGCCGTCCTGGTCCTGGCCGCCGATATCGCCGTGCGCCTGGCGCCCGCGGCCGGCGAGGTGAAGCTCGGCGTGGCGATGGCGGTCCTGGGTGGGCCGTTCTTCTTCGCCCTGCTGCTCTCCCTGCGGAAGAGGATCGCATGA
- a CDS encoding ABC transporter ATP-binding protein — protein MSALSAHAVSVRLGDKLAVDGVVATFEAGTVTAILGPNGAGKSTLLACLAGLRKPLTGHVRLDDAQLLSVAPRARARRIGFIPQTPEIAWAVEARILVGLGRTPFIGASGLSLEDSEAIDRAMAAAGVEALADRDVTTLSGGERGRVLIARALAGDPEWLLADEPLTGLDPGHQLDTGALFRAMAHDQGRGVVLTLHDLSLAARIADRIVVMAQGRILADGPPSQALSPEVLAAAYGIEARFTTGAAGPLIEIVGRGR, from the coding sequence ATGAGCGCGCTCAGCGCCCACGCGGTCAGCGTCCGGCTCGGCGATAAGCTGGCGGTCGACGGGGTCGTCGCGACCTTCGAGGCCGGGACCGTCACCGCCATCCTCGGCCCGAATGGCGCGGGCAAGTCGACCCTGCTCGCCTGCCTGGCCGGCCTGCGCAAGCCGTTGACGGGTCATGTGCGCCTCGACGACGCCCAACTGCTCTCCGTGGCCCCCCGCGCCCGCGCCCGCCGCATCGGCTTCATCCCCCAGACCCCGGAGATCGCCTGGGCGGTGGAGGCGCGGATCCTGGTCGGCCTCGGCCGCACCCCCTTCATCGGCGCCAGCGGCCTGTCGCTGGAGGATTCCGAGGCCATCGACCGGGCCATGGCCGCCGCCGGGGTGGAGGCCCTGGCCGACCGCGATGTCACCACGCTCTCCGGCGGTGAGCGGGGCCGGGTGCTGATCGCCCGCGCCCTGGCCGGCGATCCGGAATGGCTGCTGGCCGACGAGCCGCTCACCGGCCTCGATCCCGGCCACCAGCTCGACACCGGCGCCCTGTTCCGCGCCATGGCCCACGACCAGGGTCGCGGCGTGGTCCTGACCCTGCACGACCTGTCGCTGGCCGCCCGCATCGCCGACCGCATCGTGGTCATGGCGCAGGGCAGGATCCTGGCCGACGGCCCGCCCAGCCAAGCCTTGTCGCCCGAGGTCCTGGCCGCCGCCTACGGCATCGAGGCGCGGTTCACCACGGGCGCGGCCGGCCCGCTGATCGAGATCGTCGGGCGGGGCCGCTGA
- a CDS encoding cobyric acid synthase, which translates to MAALMIQGCGSDVGKSVLVAGLCRLFANRGLTVRPFKPQNMSNNAAVTVDGGEIGRAQALQAVACRTPATVHMNPVLLKPQSDVGAQLVVRGRMAGTWQARAYQDRKGELLDVVLESFRSLQAECDLVIVEGAGSPAETNLRAGDIANMGFARAAQVPVVLVGDIDRGHVIAALVGAHAVLDAADRAMIAGFLINKFRGDPSLFADGRAEIVRRTGWADCGMAPWLAAARRLPAEDAVVLDRRAPGVKRRVKIVAPMFSRIANFDEFDPLRAEPEVDFAFVPPGTPLPGDADLVILPGSKATLADLAFLRAQGWDIDLAAHVRRGGRVLGICGGFQMLGRSIADPMGVEGPPGEAAGLGLLDVATTLTDEKVLTPTAGRLLAGGRFEGYEIHVGRTAGPDLARPLLVRDDGTFDGAISADGRVMGAYVHGLFGLGEARAALLAPLGATSDGVDEAARVDAALDEIALALEQAFDVDALAAIARLEPRP; encoded by the coding sequence ATGGCCGCGCTGATGATCCAGGGCTGCGGCTCCGACGTTGGCAAGTCGGTGCTGGTGGCCGGGCTCTGCCGCCTGTTCGCCAACCGTGGTCTGACCGTGCGGCCCTTCAAGCCGCAGAACATGTCCAACAACGCCGCGGTCACCGTCGACGGCGGCGAGATCGGCCGCGCTCAGGCCTTGCAGGCCGTCGCCTGCCGCACACCGGCCACCGTCCACATGAACCCCGTGCTGCTGAAGCCCCAGAGCGATGTCGGCGCCCAGCTGGTGGTGCGGGGCAGGATGGCGGGGACCTGGCAGGCGCGCGCCTATCAGGACCGCAAGGGCGAGCTGCTGGACGTGGTGCTGGAAAGCTTCCGCAGCCTCCAGGCCGAGTGCGACCTGGTGATCGTCGAGGGCGCCGGCAGCCCGGCGGAGACCAACCTGCGGGCCGGCGACATCGCCAATATGGGCTTCGCCCGCGCCGCCCAGGTCCCCGTGGTCCTGGTCGGCGATATCGACCGGGGGCACGTCATCGCCGCCCTGGTCGGAGCCCATGCCGTCCTCGACGCGGCCGACCGCGCCATGATCGCCGGCTTCCTGATCAACAAGTTCCGCGGGGATCCCAGCCTGTTCGCCGATGGCCGGGCCGAGATCGTGCGGCGCACCGGCTGGGCCGACTGCGGCATGGCCCCCTGGCTGGCCGCCGCCCGGCGCCTGCCCGCCGAGGACGCCGTGGTGCTGGATCGCCGCGCTCCGGGCGTGAAGCGGCGGGTGAAGATCGTCGCCCCCATGTTCTCGCGCATCGCCAATTTCGACGAATTCGACCCCCTCCGCGCCGAGCCGGAGGTGGACTTCGCTTTCGTGCCGCCGGGCACGCCCCTGCCGGGCGACGCCGACCTGGTGATCCTGCCGGGCAGCAAGGCGACGCTCGCCGATCTGGCCTTCCTGCGCGCCCAGGGGTGGGACATCGACCTCGCCGCCCATGTCCGGCGCGGCGGCCGGGTGCTGGGGATCTGCGGCGGCTTCCAGATGCTCGGCCGGTCCATCGCCGATCCGATGGGCGTCGAGGGTCCGCCGGGCGAGGCCGCGGGCCTGGGGCTGCTGGACGTCGCCACCACCCTGACCGACGAAAAGGTGCTGACCCCCACCGCCGGGCGCCTCCTCGCCGGCGGTCGTTTCGAGGGTTATGAGATCCATGTGGGCCGCACGGCGGGCCCCGATCTCGCCCGCCCCCTGCTGGTCCGCGACGATGGAACCTTCGATGGCGCGATCTCCGCAGACGGCCGGGTCATGGGCGCCTATGTCCACGGCCTGTTCGGCCTGGGCGAGGCCAGGGCCGCCCTGCTGGCGCCCCTGGGCGCGACCTCGGACGGCGTCGATGAGGCCGCCCGGGTGGACGCCGCCCTCGACGAGATCGCCTTGGCGCTGGAGCAGGCCTTCGATGTCGACGCGCTTGCGGCCATCGCCCGCCTGGAGCCCCGTCCCTGA
- a CDS encoding sensor histidine kinase produces the protein MSDQQGDPRTAAELRHRMANTFQLMSALARMRAQRTSEPEARRQLVWMADAIGSLGALERHRQEAGVDFAAYLSDMIPVWQRRQGTRPAEIQLSCAQLHVSDQAASTLALIAQELVANALAHGYPDDRVGVVKIGLKRLEDERCELTVVDDGQGFDPAAPGARERFGLWFVRSLAAQVRGEFVLDSQAGVSARMVFSL, from the coding sequence ATGAGCGACCAGCAGGGCGATCCGCGCACCGCGGCGGAATTACGCCACCGCATGGCCAACACGTTCCAGTTGATGTCCGCCCTGGCGCGAATGCGCGCCCAGAGGACCAGCGAACCCGAGGCGCGGCGCCAACTTGTCTGGATGGCCGACGCCATCGGCTCGCTCGGCGCCTTGGAGCGCCACCGGCAGGAGGCGGGCGTCGACTTCGCGGCCTATCTCTCCGACATGATCCCGGTCTGGCAGCGGCGGCAGGGGACACGGCCCGCCGAGATCCAGCTGTCCTGCGCCCAGCTTCACGTCTCCGACCAGGCGGCTTCGACGCTCGCGCTCATCGCTCAGGAGCTGGTCGCCAACGCCCTGGCCCACGGCTATCCGGACGACCGCGTCGGGGTCGTCAAGATCGGCCTCAAGCGGCTGGAAGACGAACGTTGCGAGCTCACCGTGGTGGACGACGGCCAGGGTTTCGATCCGGCCGCGCCGGGGGCCCGCGAGCGGTTCGGCCTGTGGTTCGTGCGCAGCCTGGCGGCCCAGGTGCGCGGCGAGTTCGTGCTGGATAGCCAGGCCGGCGTCTCCGCCCGCATGGTCTTCTCGCTCTAG
- a CDS encoding Crp/Fnr family transcriptional regulator — protein sequence MQRPLISVQNRLLSALPPEDYRLVASHLTNVDLERGRLLYEPGDRVDTVYFPHDGVISLMTLMENGAAIESATIGREGALGLMGAVSPRQSLSRAIVQTPTRAARIGANLLHEAWEKSAKIREMVDMHTEALFGHAVQSVACNALHSVEARFCRWLLTCHDRITSDTVALTQEFLADMLGVQRTTVTAVARALQEKGYIRYRRGVVDIISREGLEAVSCECYDVVRRNYERLLPQPAIDRVRG from the coding sequence ATGCAAAGGCCCCTGATCTCGGTGCAAAATCGCTTGCTCTCGGCCCTGCCCCCTGAAGACTACAGGCTGGTGGCGTCGCATCTTACCAATGTGGATCTGGAACGGGGACGTCTGCTGTACGAGCCGGGAGACCGGGTCGATACGGTCTATTTCCCGCATGACGGCGTCATCTCGCTGATGACCCTGATGGAGAACGGCGCGGCCATCGAGAGCGCAACCATCGGGCGCGAAGGCGCCCTGGGGCTGATGGGCGCCGTGTCGCCCCGCCAGTCGCTGTCGCGGGCCATCGTCCAGACTCCGACCCGGGCCGCCCGCATAGGGGCGAACCTGCTGCACGAGGCCTGGGAGAAGAGCGCCAAGATCCGCGAGATGGTGGACATGCACACCGAGGCCCTGTTCGGCCACGCCGTGCAGTCGGTGGCCTGCAACGCCCTGCACTCGGTCGAGGCGCGGTTCTGCCGGTGGCTGCTGACCTGCCACGACCGTATCACTAGCGACACGGTGGCCCTGACCCAGGAGTTTCTGGCCGACATGCTGGGGGTGCAGAGGACCACGGTCACCGCCGTCGCCCGCGCCTTGCAGGAAAAGGGCTACATCCGTTATCGCCGTGGCGTTGTCGACATCATCAGCCGCGAGGGCCTCGAGGCCGTATCATGCGAGTGTTACGACGTGGTGCGGCGAAACTACGAGCGCCTGCTGCCGCAGCCGGCCATCGACCGGGTCCGCGGCTAG